The Candidatus Eisenbacteria bacterium genome window below encodes:
- the gcvH gene encoding glycine cleavage system protein GcvH, translated as MIPKDCRYTNEHEWIRPDGPDHVKIGITDYAQGALGDIVFVELPSTGLTLTQMQPFGTIEAVKTVSDLFSPIDGEVVEVNEAVKSDPSIVNKSPHGEGWMIRARLARPGQMDDLLTPEAYEEIVRGLDGGA; from the coding sequence ATGATCCCGAAGGACTGCCGTTACACGAATGAGCACGAGTGGATCCGGCCGGACGGGCCCGACCATGTGAAGATCGGGATCACCGACTACGCCCAGGGGGCTCTGGGCGACATCGTCTTCGTGGAGCTGCCGTCAACCGGACTGACGCTCACGCAGATGCAGCCGTTCGGAACGATCGAAGCCGTCAAGACCGTGAGCGATCTCTTCAGCCCCATCGACGGGGAGGTCGTCGAGGTGAACGAGGCGGTCAAGAGCGATCCTTCGATCGTCAACAAGAGCCCTCATGGCGAAGGATGGATGATTCGCGCGCGCCTCGCGCGGCCCGGCCAGATGGACGATTTGCTGACGCCGGAGGCCTACGAGGAGATCGTTCGCGGCCTGGACGGGGGCGCCTGA